One window from the genome of Bacillus mesophilus encodes:
- a CDS encoding methionine/alanine import family NSS transporter small subunit has product MGASAVFMMVLGIVIIWGGLAASITHAVKKAKQNG; this is encoded by the coding sequence ATGGGAGCAAGTGCTGTATTTATGATGGTCTTAGGAATCGTAATTATCTGGGGTGGCTTGGCAGCGAGCATTACTCATGCGGTTAAGAAAGCGAAACAGAATGGATAA